The proteins below are encoded in one region of Holophagaceae bacterium:
- a CDS encoding MipA/OmpV family protein, translating to MNVCKITLLVVLACAMVQAQDPISNFSDEGGHSKPGWSFKAGAMAMTGPAIPGSDTERNIAMPMLSAEYDGRYFFGSSRVSVGAGLGMHLLKSRSFTWDLGLGYSERRVEDRADELAGMGDRTAAIWVGTAMKYRLGPLSAGLTLATGMRSEVGSRSTLELAYRTRIAEHWFAGMTASAVFGDAKNLSYDFGVSEEQSARRQGLLASGDSRLKTGEGASYTPGAGLRELQAGIFAGFSPDRSLRYFLMLRGTKLQGDAASSPLVRKPETLSAGFGFTYQF from the coding sequence ATGAATGTTTGCAAGATAACGCTTCTCGTCGTGCTGGCCTGTGCCATGGTCCAGGCTCAGGACCCCATCAGCAACTTCAGCGATGAAGGAGGTCACTCGAAACCCGGATGGTCTTTCAAGGCGGGTGCCATGGCTATGACCGGGCCCGCAATCCCGGGTTCCGACACCGAGCGGAACATAGCCATGCCCATGTTGAGCGCCGAGTATGATGGCCGCTACTTCTTCGGCAGCAGTCGGGTATCCGTGGGAGCAGGTCTCGGCATGCACCTTCTAAAAAGCCGATCATTCACCTGGGACCTTGGACTGGGCTATTCAGAGCGCCGCGTTGAAGACAGGGCTGATGAGCTGGCCGGAATGGGCGATCGGACCGCGGCCATTTGGGTTGGGACGGCCATGAAGTACCGCTTAGGTCCACTGAGCGCGGGTCTGACCCTGGCAACAGGTATGCGATCGGAGGTCGGAAGCCGTAGCACCCTGGAATTAGCCTATCGGACCCGGATCGCAGAGCATTGGTTCGCTGGAATGACAGCCTCGGCCGTCTTCGGGGATGCAAAAAACCTGAGCTATGATTTCGGAGTATCCGAAGAACAATCTGCGCGCCGCCAGGGGCTTCTGGCTTCCGGGGATTCGCGGCTAAAGACAGGAGAAGGTGCCTCCTACACGCCGGGAGCGGGCCTCCGCGAACTCCAGGCAGGAATCTTCGCCGGCTTCAGTCCGGATCGGTCCTTGCGCTATTTCCTTATGTTGCGGGGTACTAAGTTGCAAGGAGACGCCGCATCGAGTCCCCTTGTCCGGAAGCCTGAAACCCTTTCTGCCGGGTTCGGCTTCACGTACCAGTTCTAG
- a CDS encoding PAS domain S-box protein — MAETENIRKKKHGELAAIGELKSGQIQRWRKERLNDARRVERAPSLSQAIEKFLNLPRSLDNRADLMEKLLLERMGDEYHEVLLFTLDGRKVLSTLDTPALTDPATQRIIQVVLISKEPQLSDFFREVDGTAHIDLAAVVRGVKGQPLAVVILRSLADDYLFPLIQSWPTPSPSAETLLVQRDGEEIVFLNHLRHRPRSAVVLRDLVSKSDLAAREALLGKQGVFQGKDYRGVQVLADLRPIPDSPWFMVAKVDADEILAEARYRAGMIGLVVGSLILLAAAATAYVYRRQQAGLFRDLYDLERREHETQKTFRATLYSIGDGVITTDRGGLIRGMNPVAEKLTGWTEADAQSKPLEQVFCIMNEDTRTTMDHPVDQVLRLGAVAGLANHTLLIARDGTERPIANSAAPIRGDSGAISGAVLVFSDKSAERAAQKALQASEQQLRAIIEAEPECVKLSDQHGKLLEMNAAGLAMLEADSLQEVQGCGLLAFIRPEFHAAFSSLHERVVCGESGSLEFDVTGLKGTHRWLDLRAAPMCGANGQVPMVLGICRDITERKRAEASLRLQGSALEAAANAITITDRQGVIEWVNPAFSTLTGYSASEAIGRRPGDLVKSGQHDDAFYVAMWATLLAGKVWQGEIINRRKDGSYYTVEKTITPLIDHLGVITNFTSVEQDITERVQAAREVHEYIERLEAMRAIDAALLGARSTADLARGALARLRHIVPFERAAVVLFDQGLTEGNLLAVDQDSPWLPLAGEVRPISDFHDLKDLLSAPFLDLPDLSEIHGCILEELLLSQGLHDLIYIPMESEDTVLGFVALSATTPGLLTLQHAEIALDMTDQLVVAIQHTRLREELELSNELLESKVEKRTADLRTTVATMQVLEEELRQREAEARAANEAKSTFLASMSHELRTPLIGVAGMLEVLTQSDLDAEQRRVANIIHESSDSLLQIIGDILDFSKIEANKLELAPGTFSMRELMESVSQTFRSPISSKSLKFILDIDPMLAPAHVADALRIRQILNNFLSNALKFTESGSIALRLRVLESNDGDESLAFDVEDTGIGVSPENQAKLFSPFAQAEASTTRRFGGTGLGLVISRRLAELMGGSLTMRSTLGQGTTMTLAVNLPVGNVQDIVRPEVMDSSKTIPVRPAPSIEMAEQERSLILLAEDHPTNRIVLTQQVHRAGYALEVAGDGQEAFEKWQSGRYAVILADLHMPRMDGYQLTKAIRDWERTHPVARTPILALTANAMGGEAERCLELGMDDYLIKPVTISFLASKLRQWMPHVKLEAPEALATPSIKTMEWMPPGVDSKTLLDLCRGDVASANEILNDFIATTNADLQEMQDGIRQKDKPCVVRQSHRIKGSAAMIGAYALASRAAALEAYAKTETAEWETIKELLAGIQEALKEVGRVV, encoded by the coding sequence TTGGCGGAAACCGAAAACATCCGTAAAAAAAAGCATGGGGAACTTGCCGCTATCGGCGAACTTAAATCCGGACAGATACAGCGATGGCGCAAAGAACGATTGAATGATGCTCGAAGGGTTGAGAGAGCCCCTTCGCTAAGCCAGGCCATCGAGAAATTTCTTAACCTTCCCAGGTCCCTGGACAACCGCGCCGATTTGATGGAAAAGCTGCTGCTCGAACGGATGGGGGACGAGTATCACGAGGTGCTGCTTTTCACTCTGGACGGCCGCAAAGTGCTCAGCACCCTCGATACTCCAGCACTGACGGATCCGGCCACTCAGCGGATCATCCAAGTTGTCCTGATCAGCAAGGAACCCCAGCTCTCCGACTTTTTTCGCGAGGTGGATGGCACTGCTCATATAGATTTGGCTGCGGTGGTGCGCGGAGTTAAAGGGCAACCGCTGGCGGTGGTGATTCTGCGTAGCCTTGCCGACGACTATTTGTTTCCCTTGATCCAATCCTGGCCCACGCCCAGTCCCAGTGCCGAGACCTTGCTGGTCCAGCGCGATGGCGAAGAAATCGTTTTTCTGAACCATCTCCGCCATCGTCCCAGGTCCGCCGTGGTTTTGCGCGATCTTGTGAGCAAGTCTGATCTTGCGGCGAGAGAAGCGCTGTTGGGCAAACAGGGCGTGTTTCAGGGCAAAGACTACCGCGGTGTCCAAGTGCTGGCCGATCTGCGCCCAATTCCGGATTCGCCGTGGTTTATGGTGGCCAAGGTGGATGCGGATGAAATCCTGGCTGAAGCGCGCTATCGGGCGGGCATGATCGGCCTTGTGGTCGGTTCGCTCATCCTGCTTGCCGCCGCCGCGACGGCCTACGTTTACAGGCGCCAACAGGCCGGGCTTTTCCGGGATCTCTACGACTTGGAACGCCGGGAGCATGAGACCCAGAAAACCTTTCGCGCCACCCTGTACAGCATTGGCGATGGGGTCATAACCACGGACCGCGGGGGCCTTATCCGGGGGATGAACCCGGTGGCTGAAAAGCTCACCGGCTGGACCGAAGCAGACGCCCAAAGCAAACCACTGGAGCAGGTGTTCTGCATCATGAACGAGGACACCCGGACCACGATGGATCACCCAGTGGATCAGGTGCTGCGGCTGGGCGCGGTGGCGGGTTTGGCCAACCACACACTGCTGATCGCCCGGGACGGCACCGAACGCCCCATTGCCAACAGCGCGGCGCCCATCCGCGGTGACAGCGGCGCCATCAGCGGTGCGGTGCTGGTCTTCAGCGATAAATCCGCCGAACGCGCGGCGCAAAAGGCCCTGCAGGCGAGCGAACAGCAATTGCGGGCCATCATTGAAGCCGAGCCGGAATGCGTGAAACTCAGCGACCAACATGGCAAGCTGCTGGAGATGAACGCCGCGGGCCTAGCCATGCTCGAAGCAGATTCATTGCAGGAGGTTCAGGGCTGCGGCCTCCTAGCCTTCATCCGACCAGAATTCCATGCTGCTTTTAGTTCCCTGCATGAGCGCGTGGTGTGCGGTGAAAGCGGATCACTGGAGTTCGACGTCACAGGGCTGAAGGGGACCCACCGCTGGCTCGACCTTCGCGCCGCACCCATGTGTGGCGCGAACGGCCAGGTTCCAATGGTGTTGGGCATCTGCCGCGACATCACCGAGCGCAAGCGGGCTGAAGCCAGCTTGCGGTTGCAGGGCAGCGCGTTGGAGGCCGCGGCGAATGCCATCACGATTACCGATCGGCAGGGTGTGATCGAGTGGGTCAATCCAGCCTTCTCCACTCTTACAGGATACAGCGCTTCGGAAGCCATCGGCAGGCGCCCTGGAGACTTGGTCAAGTCGGGGCAACATGATGACGCATTTTATGTCGCCATGTGGGCCACCCTGCTTGCCGGGAAGGTTTGGCAAGGGGAGATCATCAATCGACGCAAGGATGGCAGCTATTACACCGTGGAAAAAACCATCACCCCGTTGATAGATCATCTCGGCGTGATCACAAATTTTACCTCCGTTGAGCAAGACATTACTGAGCGGGTGCAAGCCGCGCGCGAGGTCCATGAGTACATCGAGCGGTTGGAGGCCATGCGGGCAATTGATGCGGCGCTTCTCGGGGCGCGCTCCACCGCGGACCTGGCGCGGGGGGCGCTGGCCCGGCTCCGGCACATCGTGCCCTTCGAGCGGGCCGCGGTGGTGCTGTTTGACCAGGGCCTCACGGAGGGCAACCTTCTGGCGGTGGACCAGGACAGTCCTTGGCTGCCCCTGGCGGGTGAAGTCCGGCCCATCAGTGATTTCCACGATCTCAAGGATCTGCTTTCAGCGCCTTTCCTGGACCTGCCAGATTTGAGCGAAATCCATGGCTGCATCCTGGAGGAACTGCTGCTTTCTCAGGGCCTGCACGACCTAATTTACATTCCCATGGAAAGTGAAGACACCGTGCTAGGCTTTGTGGCCCTTTCCGCCACAACTCCCGGCCTGCTGACACTCCAGCACGCGGAAATCGCCTTGGATATGACCGATCAGCTGGTAGTGGCCATCCAGCACACGCGGCTGAGGGAAGAACTCGAGCTGTCGAACGAACTGCTTGAGTCCAAGGTGGAAAAGCGCACCGCTGATCTGCGCACCACCGTGGCCACCATGCAGGTACTGGAAGAGGAACTTCGCCAGCGGGAAGCCGAGGCCCGCGCCGCGAACGAAGCGAAATCAACGTTCCTGGCCTCCATGAGCCACGAGCTGCGCACACCGCTCATCGGGGTCGCCGGCATGCTGGAAGTGCTCACGCAAAGCGATCTCGACGCGGAGCAGCGCCGGGTCGCGAACATCATCCATGAATCATCCGATAGCCTGCTGCAGATCATCGGCGACATCCTCGATTTCTCGAAGATCGAAGCGAACAAGCTGGAGCTGGCTCCCGGAACATTCTCGATGCGGGAGCTCATGGAATCCGTATCGCAAACATTCAGATCCCCCATTTCCTCCAAGAGCTTGAAATTCATCTTGGATATAGACCCAATGCTGGCCCCGGCCCATGTGGCCGATGCCCTGCGCATCCGCCAGATCCTGAACAATTTCCTGAGCAATGCGCTGAAGTTCACCGAAAGCGGTTCCATCGCCTTGAGGCTACGGGTGCTGGAGTCTAACGACGGCGATGAATCACTGGCCTTTGATGTGGAGGACACGGGCATCGGCGTGTCGCCTGAAAACCAGGCGAAGCTCTTCTCCCCCTTCGCTCAAGCCGAAGCCAGCACCACCAGGCGTTTTGGTGGAACTGGACTGGGCCTTGTCATCTCACGACGCCTGGCGGAGTTGATGGGTGGCAGCCTGACGATGCGAAGCACCTTGGGGCAAGGTACCACCATGACCCTGGCGGTGAACCTCCCCGTGGGAAACGTGCAGGACATCGTGAGGCCCGAGGTGATGGACTCCTCGAAAACCATTCCGGTGCGGCCCGCACCCAGCATTGAAATGGCGGAGCAGGAACGCAGCCTGATCCTTTTGGCCGAGGACCATCCCACCAATCGCATTGTTCTCACCCAACAGGTGCATCGCGCGGGCTACGCCCTGGAGGTCGCAGGTGATGGGCAAGAGGCATTTGAGAAGTGGCAAAGTGGCCGCTATGCGGTGATCCTTGCCGATCTGCACATGCCGCGCATGGACGGCTACCAACTGACCAAGGCCATTCGGGACTGGGAGCGCACCCACCCAGTGGCCAGAACGCCAATTCTGGCGCTCACGGCCAATGCCATGGGTGGCGAGGCTGAACGCTGCCTGGAGCTGGGCATGGACGACTACCTGATCAAGCCCGTGACCATTTCCTTTCTAGCCTCCAAGCTTCGCCAATGGATGCCCCACGTGAAGCTAGAGGCTCCAGAAGCGTTGGCAACGCCTTCCATCAAGACCATGGAATGGATGCCCCCCGGTGTCGATTCCAAAACGCTGCTTGATTTGTGCCGCGGCGATGTAGCGTCGGCAAATGAAATTCTGAATGATTTCATTGCGACGACAAACGCAGATCTACAGGAGATGCAGGACGGCATACGGCAAAAGGATAAGCCCTGCGTCGTGCGGCAAAGCCACCGCATCAAAGGTTCCGCCGCCATGATCGGTGCCTATGCTCTGGCCAGCAGGGCCGCAGCGCTGGAAGCCTATGCCAAGACCGAAACCGCTGAATGGGAAACGATAAAAGAACTACTGGCGGGAATTCAGGAGGCTCTGAAGGAAGTGGGTCGGGTGGTGTGA
- a CDS encoding efflux transporter outer membrane subunit: MTNPSSTHLRRNVAFPFLGFVLAGLLAGCAAGPDFKRPVASQVSRYTTGPLPGQTLSSPGILGNEQRLVSAQVPDEWWKEFRSTKLNGLIELAFQASPTLSSAQATLRQAEQNYAAQSRSTQLPQVNAKLGGQRQRTNGSAMGLPDGERTFDSYNASIVVGYDLDLAGGLRRGLEALAAQVDYQSFQLEGARLNLAASIALAAISQAQLTAQIEASKDILRAQQEQLEITRKRVAAGAASEYEILALQTQVEQTRAGIPAMRNRLEQTHHLLAVLAGQPPSAMDVPNFTLVDFSLPADLPLSVPSELVRRRPDIRASEALLHAATAQYGVAIAKLYPQLTLTANLGSQALTTASLFGPGSLIWSLGSQLTQPLFNPGLRSNARAAEAGLDAAGANYKQTVLQALRNVADILRTIESDAQAQASLVAASQSAEQSLRLVQQQLALGAASYLQILQAQQQAQQVRINVLAIQAQRLGNTVALYQAMGGGWEEPTTQDKDNHQISAQAHE, encoded by the coding sequence ATGACCAACCCGTCCTCTACGCACTTACGACGAAATGTGGCTTTTCCCTTCCTTGGGTTCGTCTTGGCGGGACTGTTGGCCGGTTGCGCGGCCGGGCCGGATTTCAAGCGCCCAGTGGCTTCGCAAGTATCAAGGTATACAACGGGCCCGCTTCCGGGGCAGACGCTGTCGAGCCCTGGAATTCTGGGGAACGAGCAGCGTCTTGTTTCAGCGCAAGTTCCAGACGAGTGGTGGAAGGAGTTCCGCTCCACCAAGCTCAATGGCTTGATAGAACTAGCGTTCCAGGCCAGTCCAACGCTTTCATCAGCCCAAGCCACTTTACGCCAGGCCGAGCAGAACTACGCTGCTCAATCCCGTTCAACCCAGCTTCCTCAGGTCAATGCAAAGCTTGGCGGCCAGCGGCAAAGAACCAATGGTTCGGCAATGGGTTTGCCTGACGGTGAACGCACCTTTGATTCCTACAACGCCAGCATTGTGGTTGGTTACGACCTCGATCTGGCCGGGGGCCTCCGCCGAGGGCTTGAAGCACTGGCGGCACAAGTGGACTACCAGTCATTCCAACTTGAAGGTGCGCGGCTGAACCTGGCCGCTAGCATCGCCTTGGCCGCAATTTCCCAGGCTCAGTTGACTGCCCAAATCGAAGCCAGCAAAGACATCCTGCGTGCGCAACAGGAGCAACTGGAAATCACGCGGAAGCGGGTGGCCGCAGGCGCGGCCTCGGAATACGAGATCCTGGCCTTGCAAACGCAAGTAGAACAAACCCGCGCGGGTATCCCCGCAATGCGCAATCGGCTTGAGCAAACCCACCATTTGCTGGCCGTTCTGGCCGGACAGCCCCCTAGCGCTATGGATGTTCCAAATTTCACGCTGGTGGATTTTTCATTGCCGGCCGATTTGCCCTTGAGTGTGCCTTCAGAGCTAGTACGCAGACGCCCGGACATCCGGGCCTCAGAGGCCCTGCTCCATGCAGCCACCGCGCAGTATGGCGTTGCCATCGCCAAGCTCTACCCGCAATTGACCCTGACCGCTAACCTCGGATCCCAGGCTCTGACTACGGCAAGCCTATTCGGCCCTGGCTCGCTGATCTGGAGTCTGGGCAGCCAACTGACACAGCCATTGTTCAATCCGGGCTTACGCTCCAACGCCCGGGCCGCCGAGGCCGGACTGGATGCCGCAGGTGCAAACTACAAGCAGACTGTGTTGCAGGCTTTGCGCAATGTGGCGGACATTCTCCGCACCATTGAGAGTGACGCACAAGCTCAGGCATCACTGGTGGCCGCCAGCCAATCAGCTGAACAATCCTTGAGATTGGTTCAGCAACAACTTGCTTTAGGCGCTGCCAGCTATTTGCAAATACTCCAGGCCCAGCAACAAGCACAGCAGGTACGCATCAATGTATTGGCGATCCAAGCCCAACGCCTGGGCAACACCGTTGCCCTATACCAGGCAATGGGTGGTGGCTGGGAGGAGCCGACAACTCAAGATAAAGACAATCACCAGATCTCGGCTCAAGCGCACGAATAG
- a CDS encoding cytochrome c → MQDLGKHMQVVTDGISSEDWNLVARIAPVIADHPQPPLTEKMRIMKFVGTNAGKFKSYDEKTHQAAQELGQAATRRDGLAVISAFATLQNNCLACHQGFRKPFKEHFYGRH, encoded by the coding sequence ATGCAAGACTTAGGCAAGCACATGCAGGTCGTTACCGATGGTATTTCAAGCGAAGATTGGAATCTGGTGGCAAGAATTGCACCGGTGATTGCCGACCATCCTCAGCCGCCGCTCACCGAGAAGATGCGGATTATGAAGTTCGTCGGCACTAATGCCGGGAAATTCAAGAGCTACGACGAGAAAACCCACCAAGCTGCGCAGGAACTCGGGCAGGCAGCTACTCGCCGAGACGGTCTGGCGGTGATTTCTGCGTTCGCGACATTGCAAAACAATTGCCTTGCCTGCCACCAAGGGTTTCGTAAGCCCTTCAAGGAGCATTTCTATGGCAGGCATTGA
- a CDS encoding ABC transporter ATP-binding protein: protein MDKQYSDSSGRGIRIEGLKKRYGHGDTAVDALKGVDMYVAPGEVVGLVGPSGSGKTTMLKCLGAVIEPTAGRMTLGRDVIYDDGWKIPDLRTLRRDKIGFVFQAPYLIPFLNVTDNVALLPMLAGKSNAEARKQAIELLKALDVEHRAAAMPSQLSGGEQQRVSIARGLVNHPPVILADEPTAPLDSERAMAVIRILNQMAKQFDTAIIVVTHDEKIIPTFKRIYHIRDGVTYEEAGEGRGFD, encoded by the coding sequence GTGGATAAGCAATATTCCGATTCATCCGGGCGCGGCATTCGCATCGAAGGGCTCAAGAAGCGTTATGGCCATGGCGATACGGCCGTGGACGCGCTCAAGGGCGTGGACATGTATGTCGCTCCAGGTGAAGTCGTGGGTCTGGTCGGTCCATCTGGCTCCGGCAAGACCACCATGCTCAAATGCCTAGGGGCGGTCATTGAACCCACGGCTGGGCGCATGACGTTGGGCCGGGACGTCATCTACGACGACGGTTGGAAGATTCCCGATCTGCGCACGTTGCGGCGCGACAAGATCGGTTTTGTGTTTCAGGCTCCTTACTTGATCCCGTTCCTGAATGTTACCGACAACGTCGCCTTGTTGCCGATGTTGGCAGGCAAGTCCAATGCCGAGGCGCGCAAGCAGGCCATTGAGCTGTTGAAAGCGCTCGACGTGGAGCACCGTGCCGCTGCCATGCCATCGCAGCTTTCGGGCGGAGAACAGCAGCGCGTATCCATCGCCCGAGGTTTGGTTAATCATCCGCCGGTCATCCTCGCCGATGAACCCACCGCGCCGCTCGACAGCGAGCGCGCGATGGCAGTGATCCGCATTCTCAACCAGATGGCCAAGCAGTTCGATACCGCGATCATCGTTGTCACCCACGACGAAAAAATCATTCCCACTTTCAAGCGGATCTACCACATCCGCGATGGAGTGACCTATGAGGAAGCTGGTGAAGGGCGCGGTTTCGATTGA
- a CDS encoding ABC transporter permease translates to MISLAGRDILHSWGKFVFTGIGLGLLIGVTLTMAGVYRGMVDDANVLLDNSGADLWVVQQDTLGPYAESSSIYDDTYRGILGMSGVARAANVTYLTMQVRQLVDGGTRDVRAMVVGITPDGPGHPGQPGYLVDGRHLTRGHYEAVADIATGFALGERIRIRRNEFTVVGLTRRMVSSGGDPMVFIPIKDAQEAQFLKDNDAIVRQRARTAQNPALNRPGVPGLLNAVIASQSTNPTVNAVLVQVKHGADPDTVAEPIRRWKRLTVYTRTQMQDILIKKLIATAAKQIAMFLVILAIVSAAIVAFIIYTLTMGKIREIAVLKLIGTKNRTIAAMILQQAVALGLIGFVVGKISATFWAPIFPKYVLLESGDAVRGFVAVMVICVLASVLAIRAALKVDPAEAIGG, encoded by the coding sequence ATGATCAGCCTCGCGGGACGCGACATTCTGCATTCCTGGGGCAAGTTCGTATTCACGGGCATCGGACTGGGGCTGCTGATTGGTGTGACGCTCACCATGGCCGGCGTGTATCGCGGCATGGTGGATGACGCCAATGTGTTGCTCGACAATAGCGGAGCCGATCTATGGGTGGTGCAGCAGGACACGCTTGGCCCCTACGCTGAATCGTCAAGCATTTATGACGATACTTATCGCGGGATCCTAGGCATGTCGGGCGTAGCTCGGGCCGCCAACGTCACGTACCTGACGATGCAGGTGCGGCAACTAGTGGATGGCGGGACGCGCGATGTGCGAGCCATGGTGGTCGGCATCACACCCGATGGCCCGGGTCATCCGGGACAGCCCGGATACCTAGTGGATGGGCGTCACCTCACGCGCGGCCATTACGAGGCTGTCGCCGATATCGCCACTGGCTTCGCGCTGGGCGAGCGCATTCGCATCCGGCGAAACGAGTTCACCGTGGTGGGGCTCACGCGCCGAATGGTTTCCTCGGGTGGCGACCCGATGGTTTTCATACCGATCAAGGATGCGCAAGAAGCCCAATTTCTCAAGGACAACGATGCCATCGTGCGGCAACGAGCCCGCACCGCTCAAAATCCGGCTCTGAACCGACCCGGCGTTCCCGGTCTGCTTAATGCCGTCATCGCCTCGCAAAGCACGAACCCCACCGTCAACGCCGTGCTGGTGCAGGTCAAACACGGCGCCGATCCAGATACTGTGGCTGAGCCGATCCGCCGCTGGAAGAGGCTGACCGTTTACACCCGCACGCAGATGCAAGACATCCTGATCAAGAAATTGATTGCTACTGCGGCAAAGCAAATCGCCATGTTCCTGGTGATCCTGGCAATTGTCAGCGCCGCCATCGTGGCCTTCATCATCTACACGCTCACGATGGGCAAGATCCGCGAGATTGCGGTGCTCAAGCTCATCGGCACCAAGAACCGCACCATCGCCGCGATGATCCTTCAACAAGCCGTGGCCTTGGGGCTCATCGGCTTCGTGGTGGGGAAGATCTCCGCCACGTTCTGGGCGCCGATCTTTCCGAAGTACGTGTTGCTGGAGTCCGGCGACGCCGTGCGCGGCTTCGTGGCGGTCATGGTGATCTGCGTGCTTGCCAGCGTACTGGCGATTCGCGCGGCGCTCAAAGTTGATCCTGCGGAGGCCATCGGTGGATAA
- a CDS encoding efflux RND transporter periplasmic adaptor subunit — protein sequence MKSFLSTHGRNLALAGVLMLLLGLLAYVALRAGPLAPVPVTLVTVESRGITPALFGIGTVEARYLHKIGPTFAGRVKRVEVQPGDHVKMGQLLGEMDPVDLDDKINAQDASLKRAEASVLAVEAQIQEVSARKSFAETQAKRYEQLLIARSVSEEAFEAKRQESQVAQASLAAARANLDATRQELARVRAERDGLHRQRTNLLLVSPVDGLVTRRDADPGTTVIAGQTVVEVVEPGSVWINVRFDQQRALGLRANLPAQIVLRSQAGDPLAGRVSRIEPHADAVTEEVLAKVEFNQRPQTLPPIGELAEVTVALAAQKPMPVVPNASVQRVDGHLGVWVVQDGSLRFAPVKTGATDLEGQVQILEGLSGGERVVVYSKKALDSNSRIKIVDRIVGKSS from the coding sequence ATGAAAAGTTTCCTGTCGACCCATGGCCGAAACCTGGCACTTGCCGGGGTTCTTATGCTGTTGCTTGGCTTGTTGGCGTATGTCGCCTTGCGCGCGGGTCCACTGGCGCCTGTGCCGGTGACCCTGGTGACGGTCGAGAGCCGAGGGATCACACCCGCTCTCTTCGGCATTGGTACCGTAGAAGCGCGGTACCTCCACAAGATTGGGCCGACGTTCGCCGGTCGGGTCAAGCGCGTGGAGGTTCAACCGGGCGACCACGTCAAGATGGGGCAGCTGCTCGGCGAAATGGACCCAGTCGATCTAGATGACAAGATCAACGCCCAGGATGCATCACTCAAGCGGGCAGAGGCCAGCGTGCTAGCGGTGGAAGCACAAATCCAGGAAGTCAGTGCCCGCAAATCTTTTGCTGAAACCCAGGCCAAGCGCTACGAACAATTGCTGATCGCCCGCTCGGTGAGCGAAGAAGCTTTCGAAGCGAAGCGGCAAGAATCGCAGGTCGCGCAGGCCAGTTTGGCGGCGGCCCGCGCCAACCTCGACGCCACTCGCCAGGAACTGGCTCGTGTCCGCGCGGAACGTGACGGCCTGCACCGGCAGCGCACCAATCTGCTGCTAGTGTCGCCGGTGGATGGACTCGTTACCCGGCGTGACGCCGACCCCGGCACCACGGTGATCGCTGGTCAGACAGTAGTGGAGGTGGTGGAGCCCGGAAGCGTTTGGATCAACGTTCGCTTCGATCAGCAGCGTGCGCTGGGGTTGCGAGCCAATCTGCCAGCACAAATAGTCTTGCGCTCCCAGGCTGGTGATCCGCTAGCCGGACGGGTATCGCGCATAGAGCCTCATGCCGATGCCGTCACTGAAGAAGTCTTGGCCAAGGTCGAGTTCAATCAGCGCCCACAAACGCTGCCACCCATCGGTGAATTGGCCGAAGTGACGGTTGCGCTGGCCGCACAAAAACCGATGCCTGTCGTGCCCAATGCCAGCGTGCAACGTGTCGACGGACATCTCGGTGTGTGGGTCGTCCAGGACGGCAGCTTGCGCTTTGCACCCGTCAAGACGGGCGCGACCGACCTCGAAGGACAGGTACAGATTCTGGAGGGTCTCAGCGGTGGTGAACGCGTCGTTGTTTACAGCAAGAAGGCGCTGGATTCGAACAGCCGCATCAAGATCGTCGATCGCATCGTAGGCAAATCGTCATGA
- a CDS encoding TetR/AcrR family transcriptional regulator: MDIHPKHLPADERRAVTVEAVVALASSGIPSEITTAAIAKHMNLTQGALFRHFPTKDAIWQAVMEWVTDRLLAQIDQATQGIKSPLAAMRAMFMSHVEFVAEHPGVPRMMFGELQRAKFTPAKRVAQALIQRYAERVQAHVEQGKAIGEISPEVDTNAAATLFIGTIQGLVMHSLLSGDIQRIRTDAPGVFAIYQRGVRSTQ, encoded by the coding sequence TTGGACATCCACCCAAAACATCTACCCGCAGATGAACGACGAGCGGTCACCGTCGAGGCCGTTGTTGCGTTGGCGAGTTCTGGAATCCCCAGCGAAATCACAACAGCAGCCATTGCCAAGCATATGAACCTGACTCAAGGCGCGCTGTTTCGTCACTTCCCAACGAAAGACGCCATCTGGCAGGCTGTGATGGAGTGGGTGACAGATCGCCTCTTGGCACAAATTGATCAGGCTACGCAAGGCATAAAATCCCCACTGGCAGCGATGCGGGCCATGTTCATGAGCCATGTCGAGTTCGTGGCCGAGCACCCCGGGGTGCCCCGGATGATGTTCGGTGAGTTGCAACGCGCCAAATTCACCCCGGCCAAACGCGTGGCACAGGCGTTGATCCAGCGCTACGCCGAGCGTGTTCAGGCCCACGTTGAGCAAGGCAAAGCCATAGGGGAGATCTCACCGGAGGTGGACACCAATGCCGCGGCCACGCTGTTCATTGGAACCATCCAGGGCCTGGTCATGCATTCCTTGCTCTCGGGCGATATCCAACGTATTCGCACCGACGCACCTGGTGTATTCGCCATTTATCAGCGTGGTGTGAGGAGCACACAATGA